In Streptomyces chartreusis, the following proteins share a genomic window:
- a CDS encoding DUF4132 domain-containing protein has protein sequence MVASTPEHTQTVGAALALIDAEDAERLVPELLALFELTDGKWRREGHDVAQAVDAADTAFQARLLHGLAARYHELEPGAVGRRHIVDLLNSFRMLRAATEGQPPATRAALIGLIADQDVHHDPSGLVRLADQEFADGRALPDGFVAVIRRSYLTVWNGRKRLGDLVARLDGPPVNPGEAWSDTALSEAAELGDDWLRLLAHAATATSARPSAKWDRTGRALLTALDADEVRERLLSWLRLAGGPRTALLLEPRYGPSPNATFDPYNADALRGLAWLLSLLPAHPETARTLGALVGTALRKVAGLGPVNPKVANAAVIALGRIDDEPALAELARLATRVTFKGTLKVLDTALDARAEAMGLSREEIEELAVPGYGLTEVGRAEHRLGEVTALLEVRGAKAVLSWHNASGKAVRSVPAAVRRDHADELKELKAAVKDIDRMLSAQSERLDRQFLSRRTWPYAAWRERYLDHPLVGTLARRLLWTVDGGTVGYADGELRTLADAPVTEGGRVELWHPVGHEPAEIVAWRDWLERHGITQPFKQAHREVYLLTDAERATGTYSNRFAAHFLRQHQFHSLAAIRGWHDKLRLAVDDEAPPAVRELPQWGLRAEYWITGDDGADYEYITDSGSFLRLRTDQVRFYPIDAPQNSAHCCGGEYRMWLRDGTDPIDPVPLADVPPLVLSEVLRDVDLFVGVASVGNDPTWQDGGPDGRFREYWTSYGFGELGASAETRRALLERLVPRLAIADRCTIEGRFLHVKGDRHTYKIHLGSGNILRTPNDQYLCIVPRSTPSTPQPGYLPYEGDRLLAVILSKAMMLAADTKITDPTILSQL, from the coding sequence ATGGTCGCTTCGACGCCGGAACACACACAGACGGTCGGCGCGGCCCTCGCCCTGATCGACGCCGAGGACGCCGAGCGGCTCGTCCCCGAACTGCTCGCGCTCTTCGAGCTGACCGACGGCAAGTGGCGCCGGGAGGGCCACGACGTCGCACAAGCGGTCGATGCCGCCGACACCGCCTTCCAGGCGCGGCTCCTGCACGGACTGGCCGCCCGGTACCACGAGCTGGAGCCCGGTGCGGTCGGACGCCGCCACATCGTGGACCTGCTCAACAGCTTCCGGATGCTGCGGGCCGCCACCGAGGGGCAGCCACCCGCCACACGCGCCGCGCTCATCGGCCTGATCGCCGACCAGGACGTGCACCACGACCCGAGCGGGCTGGTCCGGCTCGCCGATCAGGAGTTCGCCGACGGACGGGCACTGCCCGACGGGTTCGTCGCCGTGATCCGGCGCTCGTATCTGACCGTGTGGAACGGCAGGAAGCGCCTGGGGGACCTGGTCGCGCGGCTCGACGGCCCACCGGTGAATCCGGGCGAGGCATGGTCCGACACGGCTCTCTCCGAGGCCGCCGAACTCGGCGACGACTGGCTGCGGCTGCTCGCCCACGCGGCCACGGCGACCAGCGCCCGCCCGTCCGCGAAATGGGACCGCACCGGCCGGGCCCTGCTCACGGCACTCGACGCCGACGAGGTGCGCGAGCGGCTGCTGTCCTGGCTGCGGCTCGCGGGCGGGCCGCGTACCGCTCTCCTGCTCGAACCGCGCTACGGCCCGAGCCCCAACGCCACCTTCGACCCGTACAACGCCGACGCCCTGCGCGGCCTGGCCTGGCTGCTCTCCCTTCTGCCCGCACATCCCGAGACCGCCCGCACCCTGGGCGCCCTCGTAGGGACCGCCCTGCGCAAGGTCGCGGGCCTCGGACCGGTGAACCCCAAGGTCGCCAACGCCGCCGTCATCGCGCTCGGCCGCATCGACGACGAGCCGGCCCTCGCCGAACTCGCCCGCCTGGCCACCCGCGTCACCTTCAAGGGCACGCTCAAGGTCCTCGACACGGCTCTGGACGCCCGCGCGGAGGCGATGGGCCTGAGCCGCGAGGAGATCGAGGAACTGGCCGTACCGGGGTACGGCCTGACGGAGGTGGGCCGCGCGGAGCACCGGCTCGGCGAGGTCACGGCACTGCTCGAAGTCCGCGGCGCCAAGGCGGTGCTGAGCTGGCACAACGCGAGCGGCAAGGCCGTCAGGAGCGTGCCCGCCGCCGTTCGCCGCGACCATGCCGACGAACTCAAGGAGCTCAAGGCCGCGGTCAAGGACATCGACAGGATGCTCTCGGCCCAGAGCGAGCGCCTGGACCGCCAGTTCCTCTCGCGCCGCACCTGGCCGTACGCCGCCTGGCGCGAGCGCTACCTCGACCACCCGCTGGTCGGCACACTCGCCCGCCGCCTGCTGTGGACGGTCGACGGCGGGACCGTCGGGTACGCCGACGGCGAGCTGCGGACCCTGGCCGACGCCCCGGTGACCGAGGGCGGCCGCGTCGAACTCTGGCACCCGGTCGGCCACGAGCCCGCCGAGATCGTCGCCTGGCGGGACTGGCTGGAGCGGCACGGCATCACCCAGCCCTTCAAGCAGGCCCACCGCGAGGTGTACCTCCTGACCGACGCCGAGCGCGCGACGGGGACGTACTCCAACCGCTTCGCCGCGCACTTCCTTCGCCAGCACCAGTTCCACTCGCTCGCGGCGATCCGGGGCTGGCACGACAAGCTGCGCCTGGCCGTCGACGACGAGGCGCCGCCGGCCGTCCGGGAGCTGCCCCAGTGGGGGCTGCGCGCCGAGTACTGGATCACGGGGGACGACGGCGCGGACTACGAGTACATCACCGACTCCGGCAGCTTCCTGCGGCTGCGCACCGACCAGGTCCGCTTCTACCCGATCGACGCCCCGCAGAACTCGGCGCACTGCTGCGGCGGCGAGTACCGCATGTGGCTGCGCGACGGCACGGACCCGATCGACCCGGTGCCCCTTGCCGACGTCCCGCCCCTGGTCCTCTCCGAAGTCCTGCGCGACGTCGACCTGTTCGTCGGCGTGGCCAGCGTCGGCAACGACCCGACCTGGCAGGACGGCGGCCCCGACGGCCGCTTCCGCGAGTACTGGACGTCGTACGGCTTCGGCGAGCTGGGCGCGAGCGCCGAGACCCGCCGGGCCCTGCTGGAACGCCTGGTCCCGAGACTGGCCATCGCCGACCGCTGCACGATCGAGGGCCGCTTTCTGCATGTGAAGGGCGACCGCCACACGTACAAGATCCACCTCGGCTCGGGCAACATCCTCAGAACCCCGAACGACCAGTACCTCTGCATAGTCCCCAGATCAACCCCGTCCACCCCGCAACCCGGCTACCTCCCCTACGAGGGCGACCGGCTCCTGGCGGTGATCCTGAGCAAGGCGATGATGCTGGCGGCCGACACAAAAATCACGGACCCGACGATCCTGAGCCAGCTGTAG
- a CDS encoding VOC family protein, whose protein sequence is MSDDESYELLGFDNVLLPVGDLGEAVGFYERAGFTVGFRLDEAGIAQLKVGGETPGLLLRQEEALGHRPPPWPSPRVWLEVPDARAAARTLREAGVETIDAPFSVATGWTVEIADPWGNVVGLTDYCKRPELGRRP, encoded by the coding sequence ATGTCAGATGACGAGTCGTACGAACTGCTCGGGTTCGACAACGTGCTGCTGCCGGTCGGCGACCTCGGCGAGGCCGTCGGGTTCTACGAGCGGGCCGGGTTCACGGTCGGGTTCCGGCTCGACGAGGCCGGCATCGCGCAGCTGAAGGTCGGCGGCGAGACACCGGGTCTGCTGCTGCGTCAGGAGGAGGCGCTGGGGCACCGTCCACCGCCGTGGCCGTCCCCCCGTGTGTGGCTGGAGGTTCCGGACGCACGCGCGGCGGCGCGGACGCTGCGCGAGGCCGGTGTCGAAACGATCGACGCGCCCTTCTCCGTGGCGACCGGCTGGACCGTCGAGATCGCCGACCCCTGGGGGAACGTCGTCGGACTCACGGACTACTGCAAACGGCCGGAGCTCGGGCGCAGACCCTGA
- the sdhC gene encoding succinate dehydrogenase, cytochrome b556 subunit, with translation MPAGTLYRGREGMWSWVAHRVTGVLIFFFLFVHVLDTALVRVSPEDYDKVVATYKTPIVALLEYGLVAAILFHALNGLRVIAVDFWSKGPRYQKQMLWSVVGLWLVLMLGAIYPVLGHAARELFGS, from the coding sequence GTGCCGGCTGGAACGCTGTACCGCGGCCGGGAAGGAATGTGGTCCTGGGTGGCTCACCGAGTCACCGGCGTCCTCATTTTCTTCTTCCTGTTCGTTCACGTGCTGGACACCGCTCTCGTGCGTGTCTCCCCCGAGGACTACGACAAGGTCGTAGCCACGTACAAGACGCCGATCGTCGCGCTGCTGGAGTACGGCCTCGTCGCCGCCATCCTGTTCCACGCGCTCAACGGCCTGCGTGTCATCGCCGTCGACTTCTGGTCGAAGGGCCCGCGCTACCAGAAGCAGATGCTCTGGTCCGTCGTCGGCCTGTGGCTGGTGCTCATGCTCGGGGCGATCTACCCCGTTCTCGGCCACGCCGCTCGTGAACTGTTCGGGAGCTGA
- a CDS encoding TetR/AcrR family transcriptional regulator codes for MPSKNDSPEQGDTPSKSEQTRALILETAMRLFQERGYDKTTMRAIAQEAGVSVGNAYYYFEGKEHLIQGFYDRIAAEHRAAVREVLARETELEARLAGVLKVWLDIATPYHEFAVQFFKNAADPDSPLSPFSPESEHARLEAIAVHREVLAGATKTKVPDELRDILPELMWLSQMGLVLYWIFDRTEGRERSYGLAERGAKLTARGVSLARFRVLRPLVREVHELFTDFLPGMTNAIPDPARRKADKAERKDTGKGAPAEDERP; via the coding sequence GTGCCCTCGAAGAACGACAGCCCTGAACAGGGCGACACGCCCAGCAAGTCCGAGCAGACCCGTGCCCTGATCCTGGAGACGGCCATGCGGCTGTTCCAGGAACGCGGCTACGACAAGACGACGATGCGGGCCATCGCCCAGGAGGCCGGAGTCTCCGTAGGCAACGCGTACTACTACTTCGAGGGCAAGGAACACCTGATCCAGGGCTTCTACGACCGGATCGCCGCCGAGCACCGGGCGGCGGTCCGGGAGGTCCTGGCCCGCGAGACGGAGCTGGAGGCGCGGCTCGCGGGCGTGCTGAAGGTGTGGCTGGACATCGCCACGCCGTACCACGAGTTCGCGGTGCAGTTCTTCAAGAACGCCGCCGACCCCGACAGCCCGCTCAGCCCCTTCTCCCCCGAGTCGGAGCACGCGCGCCTGGAGGCCATCGCCGTCCATCGGGAGGTGCTGGCCGGCGCCACGAAGACCAAGGTGCCCGACGAGCTCAGGGACATCCTTCCGGAGCTGATGTGGCTCTCCCAGATGGGGCTCGTCCTGTACTGGATCTTCGACCGGACCGAGGGTCGCGAGCGCAGCTACGGGCTCGCCGAGCGCGGTGCCAAGCTGACCGCGCGGGGCGTCTCGCTGGCCCGGTTCCGGGTGCTGCGCCCGCTGGTGCGCGAGGTGCACGAGCTGTTCACCGACTTCCTGCCGGGGATGACGAACGCCATCCCTGACCCGGCCCGGAGGAAGGCCGACAAGGCCGAACGGAAGGACACCGGCAAGGGGGCGCCCGCCGAGGACGAGCGCCCCTGA
- a CDS encoding succinate dehydrogenase iron-sulfur subunit — MATPVMDKVEAESAASPYITVTFRVRRFNPEVSAEAVWEDFELEIDPKERVLDGLHKIKWDVDGTLTFRRSCAHGICGSDAMRINGKNRLACKTLIKDINPEKPITVEPIKGLTVLKDLVVDMEPFFQAYRDVMPFLITKDTNEPTRERFQTAEDRERFDDTTKCILCAACTSSCPVFWNDGQYFGPAAIVNAHRFIFDSRDEAGEQRLEILNDKDGVWRCRTTFNCTDACPRGIEVTKAIAEVKKALITRRF, encoded by the coding sequence ATGGCAACCCCCGTCATGGACAAGGTCGAGGCGGAGTCCGCGGCCTCCCCGTACATTACGGTCACCTTCCGGGTCCGCCGCTTCAACCCGGAGGTCTCCGCCGAGGCCGTGTGGGAAGACTTCGAGCTGGAGATCGACCCCAAGGAGCGCGTCCTCGACGGCCTCCACAAGATCAAGTGGGACGTCGACGGCACGCTGACCTTCCGCCGCTCCTGCGCGCACGGCATCTGCGGCTCGGACGCGATGCGGATCAACGGCAAGAACCGTCTTGCCTGCAAGACCCTCATCAAGGACATCAACCCCGAGAAGCCGATCACGGTCGAGCCCATCAAGGGCCTGACGGTCCTGAAGGACCTCGTGGTCGACATGGAGCCGTTCTTCCAGGCGTACCGCGACGTGATGCCCTTCCTGATCACGAAGGACACCAACGAGCCGACGCGCGAGCGTTTCCAGACGGCCGAGGACCGTGAGCGCTTCGACGACACGACGAAGTGCATCCTCTGCGCCGCCTGCACCTCCTCGTGCCCGGTCTTCTGGAACGACGGCCAGTACTTCGGTCCGGCCGCCATCGTCAACGCGCACCGCTTCATCTTCGACTCGCGTGACGAGGCCGGGGAGCAGCGCCTGGAGATCCTCAACGACAAGGACGGCGTCTGGCGCTGCCGCACGACCTTCAACTGCACGGACGCCTGCCCGCGCGGCATCGAGGTCACCAAGGCGATCGCCGAGGTCAAGAAGGCCCTGATCACTCGGCGGTTCTGA
- a CDS encoding trypsin-like serine peptidase gives MRGIPRVIRIPRPALGALVGVTALLTAGALATPAGAAPRPDTPTAISQVSAGAQQQARDFWTPERMRAATPLDLVGVDGHIDGGAAPRKGPATTVAPTSPAAAVGRAVTDIGLMAFPNAGGQWSGGGAVVNTAGRVFFSYQGRTASCSGNAVTSNNKSTVITAGHCVKLEGAWHTNWVFVPGYHDGQSPYGRWSASKTLSTPQWTASEDINYDVGAAVVAPLDGKLLTDVVGGQGLAFNTGYNLRMYSFGFPAAAPYDGEKFIYCSGNTNRDFLLSNDHGMNCNMTGGASGGPWFTQFNESTGTGLLSSVNSFKYNFLPNRMYGPYFGADAQNLYQTAQAS, from the coding sequence GTGAGAGGCATACCCCGCGTCATCCGCATACCCCGCCCCGCCCTCGGCGCCCTGGTCGGCGTCACCGCGCTGCTCACCGCGGGCGCCCTCGCCACACCGGCGGGCGCCGCGCCGAGGCCCGACACCCCCACCGCCATCAGCCAGGTCTCCGCCGGAGCGCAGCAGCAGGCCCGCGACTTCTGGACACCGGAGCGGATGCGGGCGGCGACCCCGCTCGATCTGGTGGGCGTCGACGGCCACATCGACGGCGGCGCGGCGCCCCGCAAGGGCCCGGCGACCACCGTCGCGCCCACCTCCCCCGCCGCGGCGGTCGGCAGGGCCGTCACCGACATCGGCCTGATGGCCTTCCCGAACGCCGGCGGCCAGTGGTCCGGCGGCGGCGCGGTCGTCAACACGGCGGGCCGCGTGTTCTTCAGCTACCAGGGCCGTACCGCGTCCTGCTCCGGCAACGCCGTCACCAGCAACAACAAGAGCACCGTCATCACGGCCGGCCACTGCGTGAAGCTTGAGGGTGCCTGGCACACCAACTGGGTCTTCGTGCCCGGCTACCACGACGGACAGTCCCCGTACGGTCGCTGGAGCGCCTCGAAGACCCTGTCCACACCCCAGTGGACGGCGAGCGAGGACATTAACTACGACGTCGGCGCCGCCGTCGTCGCCCCGCTGGACGGCAAGCTCCTCACGGACGTCGTCGGCGGGCAGGGGCTGGCCTTCAACACCGGCTACAACCTGCGCATGTACTCGTTCGGCTTCCCGGCCGCGGCCCCGTACGACGGCGAGAAGTTCATCTACTGCAGTGGCAACACCAACCGGGACTTCCTGCTGTCGAACGACCACGGCATGAACTGCAACATGACCGGCGGCGCCAGCGGCGGCCCCTGGTTCACGCAGTTCAACGAGTCCACGGGCACCGGCCTGCTGTCGTCGGTGAACAGCTTCAAGTACAACTTCCTGCCGAACCGGATGTACGGCCCGTACTTCGGCGCCGACGCCCAGAACCTGTACCAGACGGCACAGGCCTCCTGA
- a CDS encoding M48 family metallopeptidase, which translates to MRAVEELVVQPCPQCGVEVRGDRRFTVWCTACDWNVDPQGADEEKQSRLERRRRRMAQEYGERLLGQLAGEAGRPEGERPGRSAAGVLAYTIALLVHGVTLALLAGGLWLVIGDWGGFGMVPGLFLLALAATLRPRLNRLPAGAHVVPRDEAPELYALVDEVAAALGTRSVDVIVLDGQANASVTHLGVRHRVLTLGLPLWEVLSPQERIALLGHEFGHFTHGDTRHGMVVGTAYGSLTTWYYYLSPIENPTALEYLVSLLYLPPRWSITGVLMLLDLLTTRASQRSEYLADAAAARIGSTDAAAGLMDHLLVAESIDMTLYREVNARQMRSSGRVTAKDAEGLWEALAAHLRSVPESEHERRRRVSARRGHSVDATHPPTHLRRALLLRLPSAPASVTADAERTRGLAAELADRRAAVALELVRDGLDQY; encoded by the coding sequence ATGCGTGCCGTCGAGGAGCTGGTCGTCCAGCCGTGTCCGCAGTGCGGGGTGGAGGTCCGTGGGGACCGTCGGTTCACCGTGTGGTGCACGGCCTGCGACTGGAACGTGGATCCGCAGGGGGCGGACGAGGAGAAGCAGAGCAGGCTGGAGCGGCGGCGACGCCGGATGGCCCAGGAATACGGCGAACGGCTGCTGGGGCAGCTGGCCGGCGAGGCCGGGCGCCCCGAGGGCGAGCGGCCGGGACGGTCGGCGGCCGGGGTACTGGCGTACACCATCGCGCTCCTGGTGCACGGGGTGACCCTGGCCCTGCTCGCCGGTGGGCTGTGGCTCGTGATCGGCGACTGGGGCGGCTTCGGCATGGTCCCCGGGCTGTTCCTGCTGGCGCTGGCGGCGACCCTCCGCCCGCGGCTGAACCGGCTGCCCGCGGGCGCCCATGTCGTGCCCCGGGACGAGGCGCCCGAGCTGTACGCCCTGGTCGACGAGGTCGCGGCGGCTCTGGGCACCCGGAGCGTGGATGTGATCGTCCTCGACGGGCAGGCCAACGCGAGCGTCACGCACCTCGGTGTCCGCCACCGGGTTCTCACACTGGGGCTGCCTCTGTGGGAGGTGCTGTCCCCGCAGGAACGGATCGCTCTGCTGGGCCACGAGTTCGGCCACTTCACCCACGGGGACACCCGGCACGGCATGGTCGTGGGCACCGCCTACGGCTCGCTGACCACCTGGTACTACTACCTGTCCCCGATCGAGAACCCGACCGCGCTCGAATACCTCGTCAGCCTCCTCTACCTCCCGCCCCGTTGGTCGATCACGGGTGTTCTGATGCTGCTCGACCTCCTGACGACGCGCGCCTCGCAGCGCAGCGAGTACCTCGCCGACGCGGCGGCGGCCCGTATCGGATCCACCGACGCCGCGGCCGGGCTGATGGACCACCTGCTGGTCGCGGAATCGATCGACATGACGCTCTACCGAGAGGTCAACGCCCGGCAGATGCGCAGCTCGGGACGGGTGACCGCGAAGGACGCGGAGGGGCTGTGGGAGGCGCTCGCCGCCCATCTGCGCTCGGTCCCGGAGTCCGAGCACGAACGCCGTCGCCGCGTCAGCGCCCGCCGCGGCCACAGCGTCGACGCGACACACCCGCCCACACATCTGCGCCGCGCCCTGCTGCTCCGCCTCCCGTCGGCGCCCGCCTCGGTGACGGCCGACGCCGAACGCACCCGAGGTCTCGCCGCCGAACTCGCCGACCGGCGCGCCGCCGTGGCGCTGGAACTCGTCCGGGACGGGCTCGACCAGTACTGA
- the sdhA gene encoding succinate dehydrogenase flavoprotein subunit: protein MKIHKYDTVIVGAGGAGMRAAIESTKRSRTAVLTKLYPTRSHTGAAQGGMAAALANVEEDNWEWHTFDTVKGGDYLVDQDAAEILAKEAIDSVLDLEKMGLPFNRTPNGTIDQRRFGGHSRNHGEAPVRRSCYAADRTGHMILQTLYQNCVKEGVEFFNEFYVLDQLITEVDGVKKSAGVVAYELATGEIHVFQAKAVIYASGGTGKFFKVTSNAHTLTGDGQAAVYRRGLPLEDMEFFQFHPTGIWRMGILLTEGARGEGGILRNKDGERFMEKYAPVMKDLASRDVVSRSIYTEIREGRGCGPEGDHVYLDLTHLPPEQLDAKLPDITEFARTYLGIEPYTDPIPIQPTAHYAMGGIPTNVEGEVLSDNTTVVPGLYAAGEVACVSVHGANRLGTNSLLDINVFGRRAGIAAAEYSQKAEFVELPENPAELVVDQVERLRSSTGTERVAAIRKELQETMDANVMVFRTEQTIKTAVEKIAELRERYKNVAIQDKGKRFNTDLLEAVELGNLLDLAEVMAVSALARKESRGGHYREDYPNRDDVNFMRHTMAYREVGDDGTESIRLDYKPVVQTRYQPMERKY, encoded by the coding sequence ATGAAGATCCACAAGTACGACACCGTCATCGTCGGCGCCGGTGGCGCGGGCATGCGCGCGGCCATCGAGTCCACGAAGCGCAGCCGCACCGCCGTGCTGACCAAGCTGTACCCCACCCGCTCCCACACGGGCGCCGCGCAGGGCGGCATGGCCGCCGCGCTCGCCAACGTGGAGGAGGACAACTGGGAGTGGCACACCTTCGACACGGTCAAGGGCGGTGACTACCTGGTCGACCAGGACGCCGCCGAGATCCTGGCGAAGGAGGCCATCGACTCCGTCCTCGACCTGGAGAAGATGGGCCTGCCGTTCAACCGCACCCCGAACGGCACCATCGACCAGCGCCGCTTCGGCGGTCACAGCCGTAACCACGGCGAGGCCCCGGTGCGCCGGTCCTGCTACGCGGCGGACCGCACCGGCCACATGATCCTCCAGACGCTGTACCAGAACTGCGTGAAGGAGGGCGTGGAGTTCTTCAACGAGTTCTACGTCCTGGACCAGCTGATCACCGAGGTCGACGGCGTCAAGAAGTCGGCCGGTGTCGTGGCGTACGAGCTGGCGACCGGCGAGATCCACGTCTTCCAGGCGAAGGCGGTCATCTACGCCTCCGGCGGCACCGGCAAGTTCTTCAAGGTGACGTCGAACGCGCACACGCTGACCGGTGACGGCCAGGCGGCCGTGTACCGCCGGGGTCTGCCGCTGGAGGACATGGAGTTCTTCCAGTTCCACCCGACCGGCATCTGGCGCATGGGCATCCTGCTGACGGAGGGCGCCCGTGGTGAGGGCGGCATCCTCCGCAACAAGGACGGCGAGCGCTTCATGGAGAAGTACGCGCCGGTCATGAAGGACCTCGCGTCCCGTGACGTCGTCTCGCGCTCCATCTACACGGAGATCCGTGAGGGCCGCGGCTGCGGTCCCGAGGGCGACCACGTCTACCTCGACCTCACCCACCTCCCGCCGGAGCAGCTGGACGCGAAGCTGCCCGACATCACGGAGTTCGCGCGGACGTACCTCGGCATCGAGCCGTACACGGACCCGATCCCGATCCAGCCCACCGCGCACTACGCCATGGGCGGCATCCCGACGAACGTCGAGGGTGAGGTCCTCTCGGACAACACCACGGTGGTCCCGGGCCTGTACGCGGCCGGCGAGGTCGCCTGTGTGTCCGTGCACGGCGCCAACCGGCTCGGCACGAACTCCCTGCTGGACATCAACGTGTTCGGCCGCCGTGCGGGTATCGCCGCCGCCGAGTACAGCCAGAAGGCGGAGTTCGTCGAGCTGCCGGAGAACCCGGCGGAGCTCGTGGTCGACCAGGTGGAGCGGCTGCGCTCGTCCACCGGCACCGAGCGGGTGGCCGCCATCCGCAAGGAGCTCCAGGAGACCATGGACGCCAACGTCATGGTGTTCCGTACGGAGCAGACGATCAAGACGGCGGTCGAGAAGATCGCGGAGCTGCGCGAGCGCTACAAGAACGTCGCGATCCAGGACAAGGGCAAGCGGTTCAACACGGACCTGCTGGAGGCCGTCGAGCTGGGCAACCTGCTCGACCTGGCCGAGGTCATGGCCGTGTCCGCCCTGGCCCGCAAGGAGTCCCGCGGCGGTCACTACCGCGAGGACTACCCGAACCGCGACGACGTCAACTTCATGCGCCACACCATGGCGTACCGCGAGGTGGGCGACGACGGCACGGAGTCGATTCGTCTCGACTACAAGCCGGTCGTCCAGACCCGCTACCAGCCGATGGAGCGTAAGTACTGA
- a CDS encoding thiol-disulfide oxidoreductase DCC family protein, whose protein sequence is MTAHTTGGRTAGVAVRGLTVLYDAQCSLCTFVRDWLVRQPQLVPLEMVPAGSDEARRRFPGLDHAATLDEITVVGDAGQVYRGGAAWIVTLWALREHRGLAHRLSTPSGARLAKGAVLAAAKWRGSTWGGTNQGGGTWGGAKQADGTWGGRAYGRGDGWSYDPSWGWTYNPPGCADGSCATSP, encoded by the coding sequence ATGACGGCCCACACGACGGGCGGCAGGACGGCGGGGGTCGCGGTCCGCGGCCTCACCGTCCTCTACGACGCCCAGTGCTCACTGTGCACCTTCGTGCGCGACTGGCTGGTGCGGCAGCCGCAGTTGGTGCCGCTGGAGATGGTGCCGGCCGGGTCCGACGAGGCCCGGCGGCGCTTCCCCGGCCTCGACCACGCGGCGACGCTCGACGAGATCACCGTCGTCGGCGACGCCGGGCAGGTCTACCGCGGCGGCGCCGCCTGGATCGTCACGCTGTGGGCGCTGCGCGAGCACAGGGGACTCGCGCATCGCCTCAGCACGCCGTCCGGGGCGCGGCTCGCCAAGGGGGCCGTGCTGGCCGCCGCGAAGTGGCGGGGATCGACGTGGGGCGGCACGAACCAGGGCGGCGGCACGTGGGGCGGCGCCAAGCAGGCCGACGGCACGTGGGGCGGTCGGGCCTACGGACGCGGGGACGGCTGGTCGTACGACCCGAGTTGGGGATGGACGTACAACCCGCCGGGGTGCGCCGACGGCAGCTGCGCCACCTCACCGTAG
- a CDS encoding succinate dehydrogenase hydrophobic membrane anchor subunit: MSTTEKTTTGIGPVEGESLYNVDNPAPFIEAPRKRTKKTPKSTRGNFEMAAWLFMRLSGVVLVVLVIGHLLIQLVLDGGVSKIGFAFVAGRWASPFWQVWDLLMLWLAMLHGANGLRTVINDYAERANTRLWLKGLLYTATVFTILLGTLVIFTFDPNIR, encoded by the coding sequence ATGTCCACCACTGAGAAGACCACCACCGGTATCGGCCCGGTCGAGGGCGAGTCCCTCTACAACGTCGACAATCCGGCCCCGTTCATCGAGGCCCCGCGCAAGCGCACGAAGAAGACCCCGAAGTCCACCCGGGGCAACTTCGAGATGGCCGCGTGGCTGTTCATGCGCCTGTCCGGCGTCGTCCTCGTCGTCCTGGTCATCGGCCACCTGCTGATCCAGCTCGTGCTGGACGGCGGCGTCTCCAAGATCGGCTTCGCCTTCGTGGCCGGCCGCTGGGCGTCCCCGTTCTGGCAGGTCTGGGACCTGCTGATGCTGTGGCTGGCCATGCTGCACGGCGCCAACGGCCTGCGCACGGTCATCAACGACTACGCGGAGCGCGCGAACACCCGGCTGTGGCTGAAGGGCCTGCTCTACACCGCCACGGTGTTCACCATCCTGCTGGGCACGCTGGTGATCTTCACCTTCGACCCGAACATCCGCTAG